From Paenibacillus polymyxa, the proteins below share one genomic window:
- a CDS encoding Lrp/AsnC family transcriptional regulator has protein sequence MELFVPDETDLRILHHLIEDSSLTHKEIGQLVHLTGQAVGARVRKMQDAGIIEGYTLRWNPEKIGQTIHAFITVFLNSGTTHSAFQTFAREHSSIVEIHRVSGEGCYWMRVRMSSQSELNTMLDELTKFGNYKLSFSIGEI, from the coding sequence ATGGAACTATTCGTACCTGATGAGACCGACCTGCGTATTCTTCATCATTTAATTGAAGACAGCTCTTTAACGCATAAGGAGATCGGTCAGCTAGTTCATTTGACAGGCCAAGCAGTAGGGGCGCGTGTTCGAAAAATGCAGGATGCAGGTATTATTGAGGGCTATACACTACGCTGGAACCCGGAGAAAATTGGGCAGACGATTCATGCCTTTATTACGGTTTTTCTGAATTCAGGAACGACTCACAGTGCTTTTCAGACTTTTGCACGGGAGCATTCCTCTATTGTCGAAATCCATCGGGTGAGTGGGGAGGGCTGTTATTGGATGCGGGTACGCATGTCTTCACAGTCAGAGTTAAATACGATGCTGGATGAACTTACAAAGTTTGGTAACTACAAATTGAGCTTTTCCATTGGCGAAATTTAA
- a CDS encoding MBL fold metallo-hydrolase, whose product MNITLIRNATLWIEYAGVKFLIDPMLSDARLNPPVPNTENTLRNPLVPLPPQWQTLGQPDVVIVTHLHLDHWDPAAVRWLDKQLPVFCQPGNEEQIMADGFTQVTPISVAVSVGEIEINRTAGHHGTGEIGEQMGPVSSFVFQAPGEPVVYVAGDTIWCSEVAEALDKYRPDWTIVNAGGARFTVGDPIIMTAQDVTVVAQHAPYTQVVAVHMEAINHCVLTRSELTEHIHREGLEKRVHIPADGATISA is encoded by the coding sequence ATGAATATCACACTAATCCGCAACGCAACCTTATGGATCGAATACGCAGGAGTAAAATTTCTGATTGATCCGATGCTGAGTGATGCTCGCCTAAATCCACCAGTTCCCAATACGGAAAACACTCTCCGCAATCCGCTGGTTCCCTTGCCACCACAATGGCAGACGCTTGGACAGCCTGACGTGGTCATCGTCACGCATTTGCATCTGGATCATTGGGACCCGGCAGCAGTACGCTGGCTGGACAAACAGCTTCCCGTCTTCTGCCAGCCCGGAAATGAAGAACAAATCATGGCTGACGGTTTTACACAGGTTACTCCGATTTCGGTGGCTGTTTCTGTGGGAGAAATTGAGATCAACCGTACTGCTGGACATCACGGTACTGGAGAAATAGGGGAGCAGATGGGACCCGTATCCAGCTTTGTATTTCAGGCTCCAGGTGAGCCTGTCGTCTACGTGGCCGGGGATACCATTTGGTGCAGTGAAGTCGCGGAAGCACTGGATAAATACCGCCCAGACTGGACGATCGTAAACGCTGGAGGAGCGCGGTTTACAGTGGGCGATCCCATTATTATGACTGCCCAAGATGTAACAGTTGTTGCACAGCATGCCCCTTACACCCAAGTCGTTGCTGTCCATATGGAAGCCATCAACCATTGTGTACTGACTCGCTCCGAGCTTACGGAACATATCCATCGTGAAGGTCTGGAGAAGCGCGTCCATATTCCGGCAGATGGAGCGACGATTTCGGCATAA
- a CDS encoding glucose 1-dehydrogenase yields MNWQYQHPYYGTETQCKEVPIAFPPQHQYRQPGLEYLVVPRPIFDNPKYIGTGKLQDRVAIISGGDSGIGRAVAVAFAKEGADVVIAYLDEHRDAMETRDVIHRLGRRCLLIPGDLRLRSNCCLVVQKTMETFGRIDILINNMGIQFVRESYLDISEQQLRDTFDTNIISFFHMTTEALPYMRAGASIVNTASVTAYVGQKNMIDYSATKGAIVSFTRALANNLVDQGIRVNAIAPGPIWTPLNPATQSPEVIRTFGSNTPMKRAGQPYELAPAYVLLASDDGSYITGQTLHVNGGQMVTT; encoded by the coding sequence ATGAATTGGCAATATCAGCATCCTTATTATGGTACAGAAACCCAATGTAAAGAAGTTCCGATTGCTTTTCCTCCCCAGCATCAATATAGACAGCCGGGGTTGGAATACCTGGTGGTTCCACGCCCTATCTTTGATAATCCAAAGTATATCGGTACGGGAAAGCTTCAGGATCGGGTGGCGATTATTAGCGGCGGGGACAGTGGCATTGGTCGCGCGGTTGCAGTCGCATTTGCCAAGGAAGGGGCCGATGTGGTCATTGCCTATCTCGATGAGCATCGAGATGCGATGGAGACCCGTGATGTCATTCACCGGCTTGGCCGACGTTGCTTGCTAATTCCAGGTGATCTAAGGCTTAGAAGCAACTGCTGTCTGGTTGTTCAAAAAACGATGGAAACCTTCGGTCGTATTGATATCCTCATTAATAATATGGGGATTCAGTTTGTGCGCGAATCCTATTTGGATATCAGTGAACAGCAGCTACGTGATACGTTTGATACGAATATTATTTCCTTCTTCCATATGACTACAGAAGCCTTGCCGTATATGCGGGCTGGGGCCAGCATCGTCAATACGGCATCGGTTACGGCCTATGTTGGGCAAAAAAATATGATTGACTATTCAGCTACCAAAGGAGCCATTGTCAGCTTCACGCGCGCTTTGGCTAATAATCTGGTCGATCAAGGTATTCGCGTGAATGCCATTGCTCCCGGTCCAATCTGGACTCCGCTGAATCCGGCCACACAGTCGCCTGAAGTCATTCGTACCTTCGGCAGCAATACACCAATGAAGCGTGCCGGGCAGCCTTATGAATTGGCTCCTGCCTATGTGCTGCTGGCTTCGGATGACGGATCCTACATTACGGGCCAAACGCTACATGTGAACGGCGGACAAATGGTGACGACTTAG
- the mmsB gene encoding multiple monosaccharide ABC transporter permease: METITKLFKNNIRQYGMMIALVVIMILFEVLTGGLLLKPINITNLILQNSYILVLAIGMVLVIITGHIDLSVGSIAAFVGAVAAIMMVDWQLPAWVAVIAALLVGALIGAWQGFWVAYVRIPAFIVTLAGMLLFRGLTMIVLEGQSISPFPGGFQKISSGFLPDFSSTGYNLVSIIVGIALTVWFIVNEIRERRSQLKYGFEVPSQVLFVLKLIVVAAVINLFTFMLASYAGIPNILVLLFILIVVYSFVMNRTVMGRHVYALGGNEKAAGLSGVKTKKVTFWVFVNMGVLAAISGLIFAARLNAATPRAGTNFELDAIAACFIGGASASGGIGTVFGAIIGGLVMGVLNNGMSLIGLGIDWQQGIKGLVLLLAVAFDIYNKNKRSV, encoded by the coding sequence ATGGAAACCATAACTAAACTTTTTAAAAATAACATCCGCCAATATGGCATGATGATTGCACTGGTCGTTATTATGATCTTGTTTGAGGTGCTGACAGGCGGCTTGCTATTGAAGCCGATTAATATTACCAATCTGATTCTGCAAAATAGCTACATTCTCGTACTGGCGATCGGGATGGTGCTGGTTATCATCACTGGGCACATTGACTTGTCCGTCGGCTCCATAGCCGCTTTTGTCGGTGCGGTTGCCGCCATTATGATGGTCGATTGGCAGCTTCCAGCGTGGGTCGCTGTGATTGCAGCTTTGCTGGTCGGAGCGTTAATTGGGGCATGGCAAGGGTTCTGGGTCGCTTATGTACGGATTCCGGCATTTATCGTTACCTTGGCGGGAATGCTGCTCTTCCGCGGATTAACAATGATCGTGCTGGAAGGCCAATCGATCTCTCCTTTTCCGGGGGGATTCCAGAAAATCAGTTCAGGCTTCCTGCCGGATTTTTCATCTACCGGTTATAACCTGGTATCCATCATTGTCGGCATTGCACTTACGGTATGGTTTATCGTGAACGAAATTCGCGAACGCCGCTCTCAGCTTAAATATGGATTTGAGGTTCCGTCACAGGTGTTATTTGTACTCAAATTGATCGTGGTGGCTGCTGTGATTAATCTGTTCACCTTCATGCTCGCGAGCTATGCGGGGATTCCGAACATTCTCGTCCTGCTGTTCATCCTGATCGTGGTATACTCCTTCGTCATGAACCGCACGGTTATGGGGCGCCATGTGTATGCGCTGGGTGGAAATGAAAAGGCAGCGGGCCTGTCTGGTGTCAAAACGAAAAAAGTAACATTCTGGGTATTTGTCAACATGGGCGTACTGGCTGCTATTTCTGGTCTCATCTTTGCTGCACGTCTGAATGCGGCTACGCCGAGAGCAGGTACGAACTTTGAGCTGGATGCCATCGCAGCCTGCTTTATCGGTGGAGCTTCGGCGTCGGGCGGGATCGGAACGGTTTTTGGAGCCATTATCGGTGGCTTGGTTATGGGCGTATTGAATAACGGTATGTCTCTGATCGGTCTCGGTATTGACTGGCAGCAAGGGATCAAGGGCTTGGTACTGCTGCTGGCGGTTGCCTTCGATATTTACAACAAAAACAAAAGATCAGTTTAA
- the mmsA gene encoding multiple monosaccharide ABC transporter ATP-binding protein codes for MTGIILEMKGITKTFPGVKALENVNLKVKEGEIHSLCGENGAGKSTLMKVLSGVYPHGTYEGDIIFQGKTCEFKDIKQSEELGIVIIHQELALIPYLSIAENIYLGNERASGGVIDWKETFVGTRELLSKVGLSENPNTLVTNIGVGKQQLVEIAKALSKKVKLLILDEPTAALNEDDSENLLNLMLEFKKQGISCILISHKLNEVAKVSDSITILRDGKTIETLDMKKDEVTEDRIISGMVGRDLTSRYPERHAEIGKVVLEVKDWTVYHEHHADRKVLDQVNLNIRRGEIVGIAGLMGAGRTELAMSIFGKSYGRNISGQLIKDGKPIQNNTVTDAINNGFAYVTEDRKEYGLILMDDIKRNISLTGLNKLAKGAVVNEQEEVVVAEEMKKSMNIKAPSILQKTGNLSGGNQQKVVLSKWIFAGPDILILDEPTRGIDVGAKYEIYTIIHRLAAEGKGVLVISSELPEVLGLCDRIYVMNAGRITGEVSREDASQETLMRYMTKSGGVKHGNHN; via the coding sequence ATGACTGGAATCATTTTGGAAATGAAGGGAATTACCAAAACCTTTCCCGGCGTAAAGGCATTGGAAAATGTGAATCTCAAGGTCAAGGAAGGCGAGATTCATTCGCTGTGCGGCGAGAACGGTGCGGGCAAGTCGACGCTAATGAAGGTACTGAGCGGTGTATATCCGCATGGAACCTACGAAGGGGATATTATTTTCCAGGGCAAAACGTGTGAGTTCAAGGATATCAAGCAGAGCGAGGAATTGGGCATCGTCATTATCCATCAGGAACTGGCATTGATCCCGTATCTCTCGATTGCAGAAAATATTTATCTGGGCAACGAACGCGCCAGCGGTGGCGTGATTGATTGGAAAGAGACTTTTGTCGGGACACGCGAGCTACTGTCCAAGGTCGGGTTGAGTGAAAACCCCAATACCTTGGTTACGAACATCGGGGTCGGCAAGCAACAACTGGTCGAAATTGCGAAAGCGCTCTCTAAAAAGGTAAAGCTGCTTATTCTGGATGAACCAACAGCGGCCTTGAATGAGGATGATAGTGAAAATCTGCTTAATTTGATGCTGGAATTTAAAAAACAGGGCATTTCCTGCATTCTGATCTCCCACAAGCTGAATGAGGTCGCAAAGGTATCGGATTCGATTACGATTTTGCGGGATGGGAAGACGATTGAGACGCTGGATATGAAAAAGGATGAGGTCACGGAGGATCGGATCATTAGCGGGATGGTTGGACGCGATCTGACCAGCCGTTATCCAGAACGTCATGCCGAGATTGGCAAAGTCGTGTTGGAAGTGAAGGACTGGACGGTGTATCACGAGCATCATGCAGACCGCAAGGTGCTGGATCAGGTGAATCTGAACATTCGCCGCGGTGAAATTGTCGGCATTGCCGGGCTGATGGGGGCGGGACGGACCGAGCTGGCGATGAGCATCTTTGGCAAGTCATACGGACGCAACATCTCGGGTCAACTGATTAAGGACGGCAAGCCGATCCAGAACAACACGGTTACGGACGCCATTAACAATGGCTTTGCCTATGTGACGGAGGATCGCAAGGAGTACGGCCTCATTTTAATGGATGATATCAAGCGCAATATTTCGCTGACCGGTCTGAACAAGCTGGCGAAAGGCGCTGTAGTTAATGAGCAGGAGGAAGTCGTCGTTGCAGAGGAAATGAAAAAAAGCATGAACATCAAAGCGCCGAGTATTTTGCAGAAAACGGGCAATCTGAGTGGCGGCAATCAGCAGAAGGTAGTACTGAGCAAATGGATTTTTGCCGGACCGGATATTCTGATTCTGGATGAGCCGACGCGCGGCATAGATGTGGGTGCCAAATACGAAATTTATACGATTATTCATCGTCTTGCCGCTGAAGGCAAGGGGGTACTGGTTATTTCGTCCGAGCTGCCAGAGGTACTGGGCTTGTGTGACCGGATTTATGTTATGAATGCCGGGCGGATCACCGGAGAGGTTAGCCGTGAGGACGCTTCGCAGGAAACGTTGATGAGATATATGACCAAGTCAGGAGGCGTGAAGCATGGAAACCATAACTAA
- the chvE gene encoding multiple monosaccharide ABC transporter substrate-binding protein has protein sequence MKKGAVVVWLLVLALMLSACNLAESGTGSKEKGYVGISMPTKSSERWVGDGENMVRLFQEQGYKTDLQYAEDVVENQISQIENMITKGVNVMVIASVDGNTLTDVIQKAHDRGIQVISYDRLIRNTPYLTYYATFDNFKVGVLQAAYIEKKLGLKEGKGPFNIELFGGSPDDNNAYFFFNGAMSVLKPYIDSGKLVVRSKQMTMAQIATLRWDGALAQSRMDNLLSAYYSGANLDAVLSPYDGISIGIISSLKGVGYGTASKPLPIITGQDAELASIKSIVAGEQTQTIFKDTRKLAEQTVVMANSILQGKQAEVNDVKSYNNGKKIVPAYLLDPISVDRTNVEKDIVGSHYYTKEQIGLK, from the coding sequence ATGAAAAAGGGAGCTGTTGTTGTTTGGCTTCTGGTTTTGGCCCTGATGCTTTCGGCCTGCAATCTGGCGGAGAGTGGAACGGGCAGCAAGGAAAAAGGCTATGTAGGCATTTCCATGCCGACCAAATCGTCTGAGCGTTGGGTAGGAGACGGGGAGAATATGGTTCGGTTGTTTCAGGAGCAAGGCTATAAAACGGATTTACAGTACGCCGAGGACGTGGTGGAAAACCAAATCTCACAAATCGAAAATATGATCACCAAGGGCGTCAATGTCATGGTGATCGCTTCGGTCGACGGGAACACGCTGACGGATGTGATTCAGAAGGCACACGACCGAGGGATTCAGGTCATTTCTTACGACCGTCTGATTCGCAACACACCGTATCTGACGTATTATGCGACTTTCGATAACTTCAAGGTGGGCGTGCTACAGGCGGCATATATTGAGAAAAAGCTGGGTCTCAAGGAAGGCAAGGGCCCTTTCAATATTGAGCTGTTCGGCGGATCACCGGATGATAATAATGCATACTTCTTCTTTAATGGTGCGATGTCCGTACTTAAACCATACATTGATTCCGGCAAGCTGGTTGTGCGCAGCAAGCAGATGACGATGGCACAGATCGCTACGCTGCGATGGGATGGAGCTTTGGCACAGTCACGGATGGATAATCTGCTGAGTGCCTACTATTCAGGGGCCAATCTGGACGCGGTGCTCTCCCCGTATGACGGCATTAGCATCGGTATCATTTCATCCCTGAAAGGGGTCGGATACGGAACAGCGAGCAAGCCGTTGCCGATCATTACGGGACAGGATGCAGAGCTGGCTTCGATCAAGTCCATTGTGGCTGGTGAGCAGACACAAACCATATTTAAGGACACCCGCAAGCTGGCTGAGCAAACAGTTGTGATGGCCAATAGCATTTTACAAGGCAAGCAAGCGGAAGTGAATGACGTTAAATCCTATAACAACGGTAAAAAGATAGTGCCTGCGTACTTGCTTGATCCAATCTCGGTGGATCGGACGAATGTAGAGAAGGATATTGTCGGCAGTCACTATTACACCAAAGAGCAAATTGGACTCAAATAA
- a CDS encoding helix-turn-helix domain-containing protein: MISYKPFQKLLIDREIKKQDLLKMTGISSATMAKLNTNEYVSLEVIDKLCTALGCQPGDLLEHIAEQ, from the coding sequence ATGATTAGTTACAAACCTTTTCAAAAATTATTGATCGACAGGGAAATAAAGAAGCAGGACTTACTTAAAATGACGGGGATTTCGTCTGCTACAATGGCGAAGCTCAATACGAATGAATATGTGTCATTAGAAGTAATTGATAAATTATGTACGGCTTTGGGTTGTCAACCAGGAGATTTATTGGAACATATAGCAGAGCAATGA
- a CDS encoding serine/threonine-protein kinase, with the protein MELNNRYVLNELIARGGMGEVWLGRDKLLDRNIAIKTTIQGSEKQAISIFFDEAKTGASLIGHPNIVSVLDYGILEKSDISFEYHYIVMEYIDGMNLNEFVSKYKTILDEETYYYLALYISWEICKALDYAHKQNILHRDIKPLNIFLSKFGVTRVGDFGLARYIDAATRTHTVVNFKSPAYAAPEQWKGEKHSIETDLYQLGCTIYHLLTGSCVFNKSNIALMHAHLNESPVQPNEINKRLPKEISDAIFGLIKKEKSDRKELWEVNDAIAKELQKRLTLSVTVQNDIEIKKIADITDFGIEGLKEGNFSFEFPDFSEAISEGLQLLLAGITNFKLYLEKQKVEKEKTA; encoded by the coding sequence ATGGAATTAAATAATCGTTATGTACTGAATGAGTTAATTGCTCGTGGTGGGATGGGCGAAGTTTGGCTTGGTAGAGATAAACTTCTTGATAGAAATATAGCGATAAAAACTACAATACAGGGATCTGAGAAACAAGCAATATCAATTTTCTTTGATGAAGCAAAGACAGGCGCTTCTTTAATTGGTCACCCCAATATTGTATCGGTACTTGACTATGGCATACTTGAAAAGTCAGATATTTCATTTGAGTATCATTATATTGTTATGGAATATATTGATGGGATGAACTTAAACGAGTTTGTCTCGAAATACAAGACAATTCTTGATGAAGAAACATACTATTACTTAGCCTTGTATATTTCGTGGGAGATTTGTAAAGCACTAGATTACGCACATAAACAAAATATTTTGCATAGAGATATAAAACCCTTGAATATTTTTCTTTCAAAATTCGGAGTTACACGAGTTGGCGATTTTGGATTAGCAAGATATATTGATGCTGCTACTAGAACACATACCGTAGTTAATTTCAAATCACCAGCATATGCAGCTCCTGAACAATGGAAGGGTGAAAAACATTCTATTGAAACTGATTTATACCAACTGGGATGTACCATTTATCACTTGCTGACAGGTAGTTGTGTTTTCAACAAGTCAAATATTGCATTGATGCACGCACACCTAAATGAAAGTCCTGTCCAACCCAATGAAATAAATAAGAGACTTCCAAAAGAAATTTCTGATGCTATTTTCGGATTAATAAAGAAAGAAAAATCAGATCGCAAAGAACTCTGGGAAGTCAATGATGCTATAGCAAAAGAGCTTCAAAAACGATTGACATTGTCAGTTACAGTTCAGAATGATATTGAAATCAAAAAAATTGCCGATATCACGGATTTCGGTATAGAAGGACTTAAGGAAGGGAACTTCAGTTTTGAGTTTCCCGATTTTTCAGAAGCTATAAGTGAAGGGTTACAATTGTTACTAGCTGGTATTACTAACTTTAAATTATACTTGGAAAAACAAAAGGTCGAAAAGGAAAAGACAGCGTGA